Within the Petrotoga miotherma DSM 10691 genome, the region CATCCACGTTGCCCATATTCTTTTGAATTGTGTAAAAAAGTAGCGCCAATGATGAAGGAATTCTCTCCAGGACATCAAGTCGCTTGTCATTTGCTTGAAAGGGGTGAAAGTAATGAAAGAAAATAAAAAATTTTCAATTCAAAACGTCACAAAAATTTTTTCTCAAAGAGTACTTCTTTCTAAAGAAGAATTTAAAGCTGTTGATGACGTTACTTTAGAAATATCTTTAGATCCTCCTGAGATTTTCGGGTTAGTGGGAGAAAGTGGAAGTGGAAAAAGTACTTTAGCAAATATTATTCTTCAAATAATTTATCCAGAAGTTGGAAAGATTTATTTAAATAGCAAAAATATAGCCGACTTTGAAATTACCGAGTTTATGAAACATATCCAACCAATATTTCAAGATCCTTTTGATTCATTTGATCCTATGAAAAAGACAGATCTTTTTATCTATGAAACGATCAAAAATTTTAATATAGCCAAGGAAAAGTCCTCAATAGAATCTCTTATAAATGAATCTTTGAAAAATGTTGGTTTAGATTACAAAACAGTTAAAGGAAAATACCCTCATGAATTTTCTGGTGGACAGCTTCAAAGAATAGCAGTAGCCAGAGCCTTAGTTGTTCATCCATTACTTTTAGTAGCTGATGAGCCAGTTTCTATGCTAGATGCATCTTTACGAATTTCCATAGTAAATTTATTTAAAGAACTAAAAGAAAAACATAATTTAAGTGTTTTGTATATTACTCATGATTTATCTACAGCGTATTATATAAGTGATAGGATAGGAGTTATGTTAAGAGGTAATTTGGTAGAAATAGGGAATGCAAAAGAAATTTTAGATGAACCCTTACATCCCTATACTCAGTTTTTGAAGGAATCAGTACTTGAACCCGATCCTACCAAGAAAAAAATCACCTTAGAAGAATCCGAAGAGCAAAGAATGACTGTCATCTCAGAATATCAACAAAAAGGATGCAAATTTGTTAATAGATGTCCGAAGGCTACAGATATATGTAAAGAAAAGGAACCTGGCTATTATTCAATTAAAGACAGAAAAGTAAAATGTTTTTTATATGAAAACTTCAAATAATTTGATTTATCTAATTAAATTCAAAAGCATAAAAATCATCAAAAACGGGAGGTATTCAAAATGAAAAAAGCAAAAATGTATGTAGACAAAAACTTTGTGATTGATAAGGTAGATAACAGACTTTTTGGCTCTTTTATAGAACATCTTGGCAGGGCTGTTTATACAGGTATCTATGAACCTGATCATCCTAAAGCAGATGAAAAAGGATTCAGAAAAGATGTAATAGATTTGGTCAAAGAACTAAACGTTTCTATTGTTAGATACCCTGGCGGAAACTTCGTTTCAGGGTACAACTGGGAGGACGGAGTAGGTCCAAAAGAAAAAAGACCTAAAAAGCTTGAATTAGCCTGGCGCTCGTTAGAACCAAACGAATTTGGTACCAATGAGTTTATGGAATGGTGTAAGTTAGTTAATACAGAACCAATGATGTCTATTAATTTAGGTACAAGAGGAATAGACGAAGCTAGAAATTTTGTTGAGTATTGCAACTTCCCTGGAGGAAGTTATTTCAGTGATTTAAGAAAACAACATGGTTACAATGATCCACACAACATAAAAGTATGGTGCTTAGGAAATGAAATGGATGGCCCATGGCAAATTGGACACAAAACCGCCTTAGAATACGCCAGACTGGCTGAAGAAACCGCTAAAGTAATGAAATTGGTTGATCCAAATCTAAGTTTGGTTGCTTCTGGAAGCTCAGGATGGCACATCCCAACTTTTGGTGAATGGGAGGCAACTGTACTCGAGCATACTTACGATTATGTTGATTTTATCTCTTTACATGCCTACTACGACAATTATGAAAATAACATAGAAAACTTCTTAGCAAAGTCTATTGATATGGATTCATATATAAAATCAGCTGTAGCCGCATGTGATTACGTAAAAGGTCGTAAAAAAACTAACAAAACGATTTATATATCATTTGATGAATGGAACGTCTGGTTTCATTCAAGAAAGGAAGATGAGAAAGTTGAACCCTGGCAAATTGCCCCGCCATTACTAGAAGATGTATACACATTTGAAGATGCTTTGTTAGTAGGTTTAATGCTAATTACGCTCCTAAAACATGCTGATAGAGTTAAGATAGCTTGTTTAGCCCAGTTGGTGAATGTAATTGCACCTATTATGACAAGAAAGGGTGGAGGTGCATGGAGACAAACAATATTCTATCCATTCATGCATGCTTCTAACTTTGGAAGAGGCACCGTTTTACAACCAGTCATTTCAGCCGAAACATATGACACTAAAGATTTTAAAAGTGTTCCATTTGTGAACGCAGTTCCCGTTTTTAACGAAGAGAAAAATGAATTAACGATATTTGCAGTAAATAGGGCACAAGATAAGATGGAGTTTGATTGTGAATTAAAAGGTTTTGAAGATTATTCTGTGATAGAACACATAATTTTAGAAAACAATGAACTTAAAGCTGTAAATACAGAAGATAATCCAGACAATGTCAAACCTCACAACAATGGAAATGCCAGAAATGAAGGAGGAAAAGTAAAAGCTGAATTGTCACCACTTTCTTGGAACGTTATTAGATTAAAGAAGTAAAATAAATAGAAATAAATAGACATTAAATTTTAATGAGGTGAAAATATGGATGAAACAAAGATAATAAATTTTACAAACTCATCAAAGAATAAATTAACGCCTTGTTCCATAAGTTCAGTAAAAATAAAGGGGTTCATGAACGATTATTTAGAAACAATGTTGAAAGTTACCATTCCTTCGCAATACGAACTTTTAGAAAGTACCGGCAGAATAGATAACTTTAGAATAGCCTCGGGTAAAAAAGAAGGTTCTTTTAAAGGGTTAGTTTTTAACGATTCAGATGTTTATAAATGGCTCGAAGCTGCTTCTTATGCTTTGCTGTTCACTAACGACGATGATTTAAAAGAAAAGATAGATAACACAATCAAAGAAGTAAAAGACGCTCAAGAAGATAATGGCTATTTAAATACTTATTTTATGTTTGAAAGAAAAAAAGAGAGATGGACGGATCTCGCAACAAAACATGAACTTTATTGTGCTGGGCATTTAATTCAAGCTGCGATAGCTCATAAAAGGGTTACAGGTGAGGATACATTATTTGATGTAGCTATAAAATTTGCAGATTTAATTGTAGACACCTTCGGCCCAGATAAAAAACGGGGTGCACCAGGACATCCAGAAATTGAAATGGCTCTAGTTGAGTTGTATCGTGAAACAAAGAACCAAAAATATTTAAACCTTGCTAAATATTTTTTGGAAGAAAGAGGGAATGGGTATGCAAGTACTTATCGCTTTTTCAACCCAGAGTACTATATAGATCACAAACCATTTAAAGAATTAGACGAGATGACAGGCCATGCTGTTAGAATGTTGTACCTTTGTACCGGTGCAACGGACATTTACTTAGAAACAGGAGATGAAGAAATTTTCTCTACCATAGAAAGACTTTGGGAGAACTTGGTAACAAAAAAGATGTACATTACGGGAGGAGCTGGCTCTCGATATGAAGGCGAATCTTTTGGGGAAGATTATGAATTGCCTAATAGAAGAGCATATACAGAAACATGTGCCGCAATAGCTTCATATATGTGGAATTATAGAATGTTCTTAGTTACAGGTGAAGGCAAATATGTAGATCTAATGGAGTTGGTTTTGTACAATGGTTTACTTTCAGGAATTTCTATAGATGGCAAACATTATTTCTATGTAAATCCTTTAGAAGACAGAGGAAAAAAGAGAAGACAACCTTGGTACGAATGTGCATGTTGTCCTCCAAATATATCAAGAACGTTAACATCTTTCCCTGGTTATATTTATACAACTTCTGATGAAGGAGTATACATAAACTTGTACGAAAACAGTCAAGCAAATATAATTTACAAAGAAAAAGAAGTCAAAATTACACAAGAAACAGATTATCCATGGGATGGAAAAATAAGGATAATTGTTTCTACAGAAGTTATTGATCCATTTTCTTTATTTTTAAGAATTCCTTCCTGGGCGAATGTTTTTGATATAACTGTGGATGGAGAAAAATTAAACAAGAATTTAGAGAAAGGCTTTTTGAAAATATTCAAACCTTGGAAAGGTCCCCATGAAATAATTTTAAATTTACCGATGGATATAAAATTTGTAGAAAGTCATCCATTTGTGAGGGAAAACTTAGACAAAGTAGCTTTGAAAAGAGGACCTATGGTTTATTGTATTGAAAAAGCAGATAACAAAGAAGGAGATGTGTGGAATTATCTAATCGATTTAAATGAAAAAATCGAACCAGAAAATTATCAAATAAATTCAAAAAGAGTGATAAAATTAAAAGCAAAAGGATACCATGAGGATATACAAAATTGGGAGGGAAGATTATACTCACAATCTGGAAGAGTAAAAGGAGAAAAAAAGAAAAGCGATATTAATCTAACTCCATATTTTGCCTGGGCAAATAGAGAAGAAGGACCAATGGCAGTTTGGATCAGAAAATGAAAACTTTCCAAAATTAAAGCATTTCTTAAATAAAATGTATTATACTAGTTATAACAACACACTACGGAGGAGTTTTGACAGTGAAAAAGACCAAGCAATCTATCATAAAAGATTACATCCTTGATCAATTAAAGAGTGGAGACTTAAAAAAAGGAGATAGAATTCTATCTGAAAATAAATTAGCTGAATTTTTTTCCGTCAGCAGACAGACAGTTAGAAAAGCTATCTACGATCTGGAAAAAGAAGGATATTTGGTTACTAGAAGAGGCAGTGGAACTTACGTTAAATCCATGAGAAAAGATAAAGAAAACATAGGCATTTTAACTCAATCTTTAACTGACTATATATTTCCTTTTATAGTCATGGGAGCAGAAGAGGTATTAAAAAATACTAAATGTAAATCTTTCATAGGTAACGCAAAAAACGATCCTGTTTTTGAAAGGGAGACCTTAGAAAGGTGGATGGATCTTGGATTAAAAGGGATTATAGTGGATCCGGTAGTAAGTGCCACTAAACAAGCCAATGTAACTCTTTTAAAAGAAATAAGTGAACAGATCCCAACCGTGATTATAAATAGTAATTTAAATATTCAACATGCTGGGACGTTGGTTCTGAATGACTACGACTGTGGATCTTTTGCTGCTAAGAAATTTATCGAGTTAGGGCACAAAAGGGTTGCTGTGATATACAAAGCCGTTCATAAAGCTGCAAATGAAAGAGCTAATGGATTTATAGACACAATAAAAGAACATAAGCAAATATTGCTGTACGAATTGCCTTTTCACGGTCAAGAAACATCCGATGAAGTTTTCAATTTAATCATGTCCCTTTTGAGCCTACCAAAAAACAATATACCAACTGCAATTTTTTGTTCAAACGATTTGGTAGCTATGCAAGTGATAATGGCCTCAAAAAAATTGAATCTTGATATACCAGACGATATTTCGTTAATAGGTTTTGATGATGCGGATTTTGCACAAGCGCTTGAAATTTCTACTTTTAGGCATCCAAAACAGCAATTCGGTGAAAAAGCTGCTCAAATGCTGCTTAAAATGATCGAGGAAAATAACAATGGAAAACCTGAAAAAATTGTCGAGAAAGCTGAGTTCATAGAAAGAAAGAGCCTTATTCAAAAAAAGTGAGGAAAAAATATGGTCGATCTTTTAAATCTTAAAATAGAACAAATGGCTGGTTTGAATTTCAAATGTGAATGTGGACGAACTCATAAAGTAGATATTGAAAAAATAATTGTAGGAAATAATATTTTGAATGCTAAAAATAGTTTTATGGATATTATTAACTCTGAAAATTTATTTGTTGTTGCTGATAAAAATACATATAAGAGTTTTGGAAAAGAACTAATTACACTCTTAAAAAGAGAAAATTACCAAATAACTGAGTTTATTTTTCAAAACGAAGATCATTTGATTCCAAATGAAAAAAGCGTCGGAAGATTATTAATAGAAATTCCTAAGAATGTATCGTTAATAATTGGTGTTGGTTCTGGGACTATAAACGATCTGTGTAGATTTTTAAGTTACAAACTCAATATTCCTTATATAATCTTCGCAACCGCTCCTTCAATGGACGGATATGCTTCAATGGTCTCTCCTTTAATTGTAGAAGGTTTTAAAAGAACGTATGAAGCAACTTACGCAAAAGCAATTGTAGCGGATACACAAGTTCTAAGAAATGCACCTTTAGAAATGATTCATGCAGGATTCGGAGACATTCTTGGAAAGTTTACTTCTTTGACGGATTGGAAACTTTCTAAATTAACCAACCATGAATATTATTGTGAAAAAACTGTTGAATTTGTAGAAAAAGCAAGGGATCTTTGCGTAAAAAATGCAGAGAAAATAAGTCAAAGAAGCGAAGAAGTTAATAAACAAATAATGGAAGCGTTAATTATCTCTGGAATAGCCATTGGATTTGTAGGTTACTCTAGGCCTGCATCGGGAGCGGAGCATCACCTAGCTCATTATTGGGAAATGGATGCTATATCAAAAAATATATCCCATCCTTTACATGGAAATTCTGTTGGAGTAGGCACGGTTGTTGTTTCGATGATCTATCAATTAATGAAAGATAAACTTCCAAAAGGGTTAACTCCACCAGATCCTGAGTACTTAATTTCAATTCACAAAAAGGCAGGCTCGATATACAGCCCAAAAGAATTAGGTATTCCAAAAGATGTTTTTCAAGATAGTATTATACATGCCAGAGAAATCAGAAATAGATACACTATTCTTCAATTAGCTCATGAGTTGAACCTTTTAGAAAAGATATCAACGATTCTTACAGAAAAATTTTATGGTTAATTTTTATCTTTCACTGCTCGGCTAAAAAATATTTAGCCGAGTTTTTGTTTTCAATCATAATACTTTTTCCATACGAAAAAAGCTCAATTTATGTTGCCGACTTAATTCTAATGTTGATTCACTTGTTTTTTCATATCCTATTTTTTTGTAAAATTTGATAGCTATAGTATTTTCTTTTTCTACATCCAATACAATTTTGAGGCTTTTTAACTTTCTGGCTTCTTCTTCGGCTTTAAATATCAACTGCTTTCCTATTCCCAAGCTTCTATAAGGTGCATATACGGCAATATTACTTATGTAGAATTCTCCTTTTATAACTTTTCCTACGGTTTGGTTGAGTTTCAATAAAATTGGGAGGACTTTTACAAAGGTGATTCCAAGATTTTTCAGCATTAAATATCCAGTTCTTAGATTCTCTTTATTTTTACTTTTCCAGTCGTAACTTATTATCATTCCTGAAATATTCTCCTCAATTTTAGAAAAGAAAACATGTTCAAAGGAAAATAGGTTTTCCCTTGTTTTGAACAAATTATTCAACATTGGTTTTGTTTTTTGACCAAAAAGCAAGTAAAAGAAAGGAGCAGAAATCAAAAAAAGTTCCACAAAATCTTCGCTTTCCTTCGTAGTTGCTTTTTCT harbors:
- a CDS encoding GNAT family N-acetyltransferase, whose protein sequence is MISIEKATTKESEDFVELFLISAPFFYLLFGQKTKPMLNNLFKTRENLFSFEHVFFSKIEENISGMIISYDWKSKNKENLRTGYLMLKNLGITFVKVLPILLKLNQTVGKVIKGEFYISNIAVYAPYRSLGIGKQLIFKAEEEARKLKSLKIVLDVEKENTIAIKFYKKIGYEKTSESTLELSRQHKLSFFRMEKVL
- a CDS encoding alpha-N-arabinofuranosidase gives rise to the protein MKKAKMYVDKNFVIDKVDNRLFGSFIEHLGRAVYTGIYEPDHPKADEKGFRKDVIDLVKELNVSIVRYPGGNFVSGYNWEDGVGPKEKRPKKLELAWRSLEPNEFGTNEFMEWCKLVNTEPMMSINLGTRGIDEARNFVEYCNFPGGSYFSDLRKQHGYNDPHNIKVWCLGNEMDGPWQIGHKTALEYARLAEETAKVMKLVDPNLSLVASGSSGWHIPTFGEWEATVLEHTYDYVDFISLHAYYDNYENNIENFLAKSIDMDSYIKSAVAACDYVKGRKKTNKTIYISFDEWNVWFHSRKEDEKVEPWQIAPPLLEDVYTFEDALLVGLMLITLLKHADRVKIACLAQLVNVIAPIMTRKGGGAWRQTIFYPFMHASNFGRGTVLQPVISAETYDTKDFKSVPFVNAVPVFNEEKNELTIFAVNRAQDKMEFDCELKGFEDYSVIEHIILENNELKAVNTEDNPDNVKPHNNGNARNEGGKVKAELSPLSWNVIRLKK
- a CDS encoding glycoside hydrolase family 127 protein, whose product is MDETKIINFTNSSKNKLTPCSISSVKIKGFMNDYLETMLKVTIPSQYELLESTGRIDNFRIASGKKEGSFKGLVFNDSDVYKWLEAASYALLFTNDDDLKEKIDNTIKEVKDAQEDNGYLNTYFMFERKKERWTDLATKHELYCAGHLIQAAIAHKRVTGEDTLFDVAIKFADLIVDTFGPDKKRGAPGHPEIEMALVELYRETKNQKYLNLAKYFLEERGNGYASTYRFFNPEYYIDHKPFKELDEMTGHAVRMLYLCTGATDIYLETGDEEIFSTIERLWENLVTKKMYITGGAGSRYEGESFGEDYELPNRRAYTETCAAIASYMWNYRMFLVTGEGKYVDLMELVLYNGLLSGISIDGKHYFYVNPLEDRGKKRRQPWYECACCPPNISRTLTSFPGYIYTTSDEGVYINLYENSQANIIYKEKEVKITQETDYPWDGKIRIIVSTEVIDPFSLFLRIPSWANVFDITVDGEKLNKNLEKGFLKIFKPWKGPHEIILNLPMDIKFVESHPFVRENLDKVALKRGPMVYCIEKADNKEGDVWNYLIDLNEKIEPENYQINSKRVIKLKAKGYHEDIQNWEGRLYSQSGRVKGEKKKSDINLTPYFAWANREEGPMAVWIRK
- a CDS encoding ABC transporter ATP-binding protein, with the protein product MKENKKFSIQNVTKIFSQRVLLSKEEFKAVDDVTLEISLDPPEIFGLVGESGSGKSTLANIILQIIYPEVGKIYLNSKNIADFEITEFMKHIQPIFQDPFDSFDPMKKTDLFIYETIKNFNIAKEKSSIESLINESLKNVGLDYKTVKGKYPHEFSGGQLQRIAVARALVVHPLLLVADEPVSMLDASLRISIVNLFKELKEKHNLSVLYITHDLSTAYYISDRIGVMLRGNLVEIGNAKEILDEPLHPYTQFLKESVLEPDPTKKKITLEESEEQRMTVISEYQQKGCKFVNRCPKATDICKEKEPGYYSIKDRKVKCFLYENFK
- a CDS encoding sn-glycerol-1-phosphate dehydrogenase, giving the protein MVDLLNLKIEQMAGLNFKCECGRTHKVDIEKIIVGNNILNAKNSFMDIINSENLFVVADKNTYKSFGKELITLLKRENYQITEFIFQNEDHLIPNEKSVGRLLIEIPKNVSLIIGVGSGTINDLCRFLSYKLNIPYIIFATAPSMDGYASMVSPLIVEGFKRTYEATYAKAIVADTQVLRNAPLEMIHAGFGDILGKFTSLTDWKLSKLTNHEYYCEKTVEFVEKARDLCVKNAEKISQRSEEVNKQIMEALIISGIAIGFVGYSRPASGAEHHLAHYWEMDAISKNISHPLHGNSVGVGTVVVSMIYQLMKDKLPKGLTPPDPEYLISIHKKAGSIYSPKELGIPKDVFQDSIIHAREIRNRYTILQLAHELNLLEKISTILTEKFYG
- a CDS encoding substrate-binding domain-containing protein: MKKTKQSIIKDYILDQLKSGDLKKGDRILSENKLAEFFSVSRQTVRKAIYDLEKEGYLVTRRGSGTYVKSMRKDKENIGILTQSLTDYIFPFIVMGAEEVLKNTKCKSFIGNAKNDPVFERETLERWMDLGLKGIIVDPVVSATKQANVTLLKEISEQIPTVIINSNLNIQHAGTLVLNDYDCGSFAAKKFIELGHKRVAVIYKAVHKAANERANGFIDTIKEHKQILLYELPFHGQETSDEVFNLIMSLLSLPKNNIPTAIFCSNDLVAMQVIMASKKLNLDIPDDISLIGFDDADFAQALEISTFRHPKQQFGEKAAQMLLKMIEENNNGKPEKIVEKAEFIERKSLIQKK